The Candidatus Binatus sp. genome window below encodes:
- a CDS encoding class I tRNA ligase family protein, with product AIDSVKWFPGWSRDRIRNMTETRPDWTLSRQRAWGVPIPALRCAECDEVALDLATMDRVQNIFAAEGSDAWFSRPAADFAAPNLKCAKCGGAAFIKENDVLDVWFDSGASQAAVLAARPELTWPADAYLEAVEQARGWFGSSLVCAVADRGVAPFRNVINHGLTVDEQGRKMAKSLGNSEDAADAVNRIGADVLRLVYASLDYTTEIALGQTIYGAVSESYRKIRNTCRFVLGNLADFDPASDSVQLSEMLEFDRFMLDRTEKLKDEVWRAYDVFDFQAAYHAILNFVVVDLSSLYIDVARDRLYCDAAKSLKRRSAQTTLFIVLDTLLRMLAPLIPFTAEEIYAHLPGARLDSVHLLTMHPADPARRDGDLESRWARLLQIRDEALKLLEAMRKAGAIGASLEASVSIAVGEGLDIAANRDLLKDLFIVSKVEALDDANAASIRREAAGREDFSVNGDFARAPTHPAITIVGRHAPGVKCARCWTYFDDGGDPELCPRCRTVVRA from the coding sequence GCAATCGACAGCGTGAAATGGTTCCCCGGATGGTCGCGCGATCGCATCCGCAATATGACCGAGACGCGTCCCGACTGGACGCTCTCGCGCCAGCGCGCGTGGGGCGTGCCGATTCCGGCGCTTAGATGCGCCGAATGCGACGAAGTCGCGCTCGATCTCGCGACCATGGATCGGGTGCAGAATATCTTCGCCGCCGAAGGCTCTGACGCGTGGTTCAGCCGGCCGGCGGCGGATTTCGCCGCGCCGAATCTCAAATGCGCGAAATGCGGCGGCGCGGCCTTCATCAAGGAAAACGACGTCCTCGACGTGTGGTTCGATTCCGGCGCGTCGCAGGCCGCAGTGCTGGCGGCGCGGCCCGAACTGACCTGGCCCGCCGACGCCTACCTCGAAGCGGTCGAGCAGGCGCGCGGATGGTTCGGCTCGTCGCTGGTGTGCGCCGTCGCCGATCGCGGTGTCGCGCCATTTCGCAACGTGATCAATCACGGCCTGACCGTCGATGAGCAAGGGCGCAAGATGGCGAAGTCTCTGGGCAACTCCGAGGACGCCGCCGACGCTGTGAACCGAATTGGCGCCGACGTCTTGCGGCTGGTGTACGCGTCGCTCGACTACACCACCGAAATCGCGCTCGGCCAGACGATTTACGGCGCGGTTTCCGAGTCGTATCGAAAAATTCGCAACACCTGCCGCTTCGTGCTCGGCAATCTCGCCGATTTCGATCCCGCGAGCGACAGTGTGCAGTTGAGTGAGATGCTCGAATTCGATCGCTTCATGCTCGACCGCACCGAGAAGCTCAAGGATGAAGTCTGGCGCGCCTACGACGTGTTCGATTTTCAGGCCGCGTATCACGCGATACTTAATTTCGTCGTGGTCGATCTCAGCTCGCTCTATATAGATGTCGCGCGCGACCGCCTCTATTGCGACGCCGCGAAATCGCTCAAGCGCCGCTCGGCGCAGACGACGCTATTCATCGTGCTCGACACGCTGCTACGGATGCTCGCGCCGCTGATTCCGTTCACTGCCGAGGAAATCTATGCGCATCTGCCGGGCGCTCGTCTCGACAGCGTGCATCTACTGACGATGCATCCGGCTGATCCAGCGCGGCGCGACGGCGACCTCGAATCGCGCTGGGCGCGGCTGCTGCAAATCCGCGACGAGGCGCTGAAACTGCTCGAGGCGATGCGCAAAGCTGGTGCGATCGGTGCTTCGCTCGAAGCGTCGGTCAGCATCGCGGTGGGCGAGGGTCTCGATATCGCAGCGAATCGCGACTTGCTGAAGGACCTGTTTATCGTGTCGAAAGTCGAAGCCCTCGACGACGCTAACGCTGCGTCGATTCGCCGCGAAGCGGCTGGGCGCGAGGACTTTTCGGTAAATGGCGATTTCGCGCGCGCGCCGACCCATCCAGCGATCACGATTGTCGGACGGCACGCGCCGGGCGTGAAGTGCGCGCGATGCTGGACCTATTTCGACGACGGCGGCGACCCCGAGTTGTGTCCGCGATGCCGCACCGTGGTGAGGGCGTAA
- the lspA gene encoding signal peptidase II, which produces MSLEGAIAESDQSAVSANVAVATAPPRRSPMLLLILVTIPVLALDQASKLFVKAHMSLYQTIPLINHYVDLTYTQNPGAAFSMFAAYSPWFREAFLFSMSAAAIVVLLAMLIRAERISITSIAFALILAGAAGNLIDRSVHGQVIDFIRLHYYDWSYPIFNVADSAISIGVVMIVLATFFARDDEKLPAAD; this is translated from the coding sequence ATGAGCCTCGAAGGCGCGATCGCAGAGTCGGATCAGTCGGCAGTGTCGGCAAACGTCGCGGTCGCAACCGCGCCGCCGCGCCGCTCGCCGATGCTGCTGCTCATTCTCGTCACGATTCCGGTGCTCGCGCTCGATCAGGCGAGCAAGTTGTTCGTCAAGGCGCACATGTCGCTCTACCAGACGATCCCGCTCATCAATCACTACGTGGATCTTACCTACACGCAAAATCCCGGCGCGGCATTCAGCATGTTCGCCGCGTACTCGCCGTGGTTCCGCGAGGCGTTTCTGTTTTCGATGTCGGCGGCCGCGATCGTCGTGCTGCTGGCGATGCTGATTCGCGCCGAGCGCATCTCGATCACCTCGATCGCGTTCGCGCTCATTCTGGCCGGCGCGGCCGGCAACCTGATCGATCGCTCCGTCCACGGCCAGGTGATCGATTTCATCCGCCTGCATTACTACGACTGGAGCTATCCGATCTTTAATGTCGCCGACAGCGCGATCTCGATTGGCGTCGTCATGATCGTGCTGGCGACTTTTTTCGCGCGCGACGATGAAAAGCTTCCAGCCGCGGACTGA